From a region of the Neobacillus niacini genome:
- a CDS encoding ABC transporter substrate-binding protein, whose protein sequence is MSKGFMKSFIIFMILSLILVGCSSRTGQSDDNKVSSGETSSDDDKTKISAFMYISDPSRQELYKEIAGEFMKENPDISVEMQFPGEYENVMKVKMAANDLPDIFDTHGWAKVRYGNYLADLRDEPWAGELTDSIMNVVTDTDGKVYALPVIEAKQGIAYNADLLEKYGIEVPKTLDEMIAASEQILKKSGGKTVPFYFSGVDKWTIGQFFDLFANSQFITPEKNEKEALLKNTFDWSKWDVLPRKFQEIQKKGLINEDVLTAKYSDLAKSFAEERVAFALVGPYISDEVHKINPDVKIGLMPVPAIEAGDEPNFSGGEHSSMGIWKDTKHSKEAKKLLQFFAKKENLARISDATKLPSGIKGVKANHEFVEYYEKYNDVQVVPYFDRVYLPNGIWDTMCVQGTELLAGRITPKEYSNVMKKEVDRLSNK, encoded by the coding sequence ATGTCAAAGGGGTTTATGAAAAGCTTTATCATTTTTATGATTCTATCTCTAATTTTAGTCGGTTGTTCCAGTAGAACAGGGCAGTCGGATGATAATAAGGTAAGTTCTGGGGAAACAAGTTCTGATGACGATAAGACAAAAATTAGTGCGTTTATGTACATCAGTGATCCATCTCGACAAGAGTTGTACAAAGAAATTGCAGGCGAATTCATGAAAGAAAATCCAGATATTAGTGTGGAAATGCAATTTCCTGGCGAGTATGAAAATGTGATGAAAGTAAAAATGGCAGCCAACGATTTGCCTGATATCTTTGATACGCACGGTTGGGCAAAGGTCCGCTATGGTAATTACCTAGCAGATCTTCGCGATGAACCTTGGGCTGGAGAATTGACAGATTCCATCATGAATGTCGTAACTGATACTGACGGTAAGGTGTATGCCCTTCCTGTAATCGAAGCAAAACAAGGAATTGCCTATAATGCTGACCTGTTAGAAAAGTACGGGATTGAAGTGCCAAAGACGTTGGATGAAATGATTGCTGCATCGGAACAAATACTAAAAAAGAGTGGCGGCAAAACAGTTCCATTCTATTTCTCTGGAGTAGACAAATGGACGATTGGACAGTTTTTTGATTTATTTGCGAATTCCCAATTTATTACCCCGGAAAAAAATGAAAAGGAAGCATTATTAAAAAATACCTTTGATTGGAGTAAATGGGATGTACTACCTAGGAAGTTTCAGGAAATTCAAAAGAAGGGTTTAATTAATGAGGATGTCTTGACGGCAAAATATAGCGATTTAGCCAAATCTTTTGCCGAGGAGAGAGTAGCCTTTGCCTTAGTTGGTCCGTACATTAGTGATGAAGTTCATAAAATCAATCCGGATGTTAAGATTGGCCTTATGCCTGTACCTGCTATTGAAGCTGGTGATGAGCCTAATTTCTCCGGCGGTGAACATAGTTCCATGGGAATCTGGAAAGACACGAAGCATTCGAAAGAAGCGAAAAAACTCCTCCAGTTCTTTGCCAAAAAAGAGAACCTTGCTAGAATTTCAGACGCAACAAAGCTTCCTTCAGGAATTAAGGGAGTGAAGGCTAACCACGAATTTGTCGAGTATTACGAAAAATACAATGACGTCCAAGTTGTTCCTTACTTTGACCGTGTATATTTGCCAAATGGAATTTGGGATACCATGTGTGTACAGGGAACAGAGCTTTTAGCTGGTCGAATTACACCTAAGGAATACTCCAATGTTATGAAAAAGGAAGTCGATCGTTTAAGTAATAAGTAG